One Methylophaga marina DNA window includes the following coding sequences:
- the doeA gene encoding ectoine hydrolase: MRQRDDMTFPFEEYERRLSELRVRIAQRHLDAVVITDPENIMYMTDYQTTGYSFFQALVVPLEQEPFMITRAMEESNIIARTWVERTRPYPDTGDAIQMLVDALREFGLSDKRIGYERNSYFFPAYQQDFIHTTLTEGKLLDCFGIVEQGRIRKSAAEIELMHRAAKATEAGMKAGLEAARAGVTENDIGAAISSAMFKAGGEPPAVMPYVTSGPRTMIGHATWEGRTVKPGEHVFLEVGGCYRRYHTAMMRTAVLGELSDSMYKAQETMKKALSAVHETVQPGMTVSDVDNMVRNIISDNDIGARLVTRSGYSIGIAFPPSWDEGYICSLKQGESAILEEGMTFHIIPWMWGVDGDKTCGISDTIYVTEDGCKSFFTMDRDFTVKPDQADKKLVDINEARQTESDDKSKPKAKQSK, encoded by the coding sequence ATGAGACAACGCGATGATATGACCTTTCCCTTCGAGGAATATGAACGCCGTCTGAGTGAGTTACGGGTCAGAATTGCTCAACGTCATTTAGATGCTGTGGTGATTACCGATCCGGAAAATATTATGTATATGACGGATTATCAGACTACTGGGTACTCTTTCTTTCAAGCTCTGGTCGTGCCGCTAGAGCAGGAGCCCTTCATGATCACCCGGGCGATGGAGGAGTCCAATATTATTGCCAGAACTTGGGTAGAGCGAACTCGGCCTTACCCTGATACAGGTGATGCTATTCAAATGCTGGTGGATGCCTTACGCGAATTTGGGCTATCAGATAAACGCATTGGATATGAGCGGAATAGTTACTTTTTCCCCGCTTATCAACAAGACTTTATTCACACCACGCTGACCGAAGGCAAACTACTGGATTGTTTTGGCATTGTCGAGCAAGGTCGCATTCGAAAATCAGCCGCTGAAATTGAATTAATGCATCGTGCCGCCAAAGCGACAGAAGCAGGTATGAAGGCCGGTCTTGAAGCTGCCCGGGCTGGTGTCACTGAAAATGACATTGGCGCTGCCATTAGTTCTGCCATGTTCAAAGCAGGTGGGGAACCACCGGCAGTCATGCCCTATGTCACATCAGGGCCTCGGACCATGATCGGACATGCCACCTGGGAGGGGAGAACGGTCAAACCTGGAGAGCATGTGTTTCTGGAAGTCGGTGGCTGTTACCGTCGTTATCATACGGCCATGATGCGCACCGCGGTATTGGGCGAGTTATCTGACTCAATGTACAAAGCTCAGGAAACCATGAAAAAAGCCTTGAGTGCAGTACATGAAACGGTTCAGCCGGGTATGACCGTGTCAGATGTCGACAATATGGTCCGTAATATTATTTCTGATAATGATATTGGTGCTCGTCTGGTGACACGTTCAGGTTATTCGATTGGTATTGCTTTTCCTCCTAGCTGGGATGAAGGCTATATCTGTAGTCTGAAACAAGGTGAGTCAGCAATTTTGGAAGAAGGAATGACTTTCCACATCATCCCCTGGATGTGGGGTGTGGATGGCGATAAAACCTGCGGTATTTCAGACACCATTTATGTGACTGAAGATGGCTGTAAATCCTTTTTTACCATGGATCGTGATTTCACGGTAAAGCCTGATCAAGCAGATAAAAAGTTAGTGGATATCAATGAGGCCCGTCAGACTGAGTCTGATGACAAGTCAAAACCGAAAGCTAAACAATCGAAATGA
- a CDS encoding aspartate aminotransferase family protein: MSIFEQRESNIRAYCRVYPVVFDKASNARQTDEEGKEYIDFFAGAGVLNFGHNNERMTSAVVDYIQSGGVTHALDMQTTAKREFMEKFEDTILKPRGMTHKMQFVGPTGTNAVEAAMKLARRVTSRQEIVAFTHGFHGMTLGSLAATANRYFRGAAGVPLNHVTHYPFDKDEESGGGLAELDRMRNLYLDTSSGITPPAAFLLETVQAEGGVNVATKEWLQVLAKLARDVGALLIVDDIQVGMGRTGSFFSFDDIEIDPDIICLAKGIGGMGTPMAMNLIKPEVDEYWAPGEHTGTFRGQSLSFVAGKEALTYFDNDDLMQEVRQKAEIMYQALAPLEEQFQQIQVRGKGMIIGLDVTTGERAKAIVDECFKAGLLIASCGTGGRVVKLIPPLTIPEDDLQAGLEVLVNTTQKVMEEAA, encoded by the coding sequence ATGAGTATATTTGAACAACGTGAGTCCAATATCCGTGCATATTGTCGTGTCTATCCTGTTGTTTTTGATAAAGCCAGTAATGCAAGGCAAACCGATGAAGAGGGTAAGGAATACATTGATTTTTTTGCTGGTGCCGGTGTACTGAATTTTGGCCATAACAATGAGCGTATGACTTCGGCCGTGGTGGACTATATTCAGTCCGGTGGTGTGACTCACGCTTTAGATATGCAAACGACAGCCAAACGTGAATTTATGGAAAAATTTGAAGATACCATTCTGAAACCGAGAGGTATGACCCATAAGATGCAGTTTGTCGGTCCCACGGGAACAAATGCAGTTGAAGCTGCGATGAAGCTGGCAAGACGCGTGACTTCACGACAGGAAATCGTCGCGTTTACTCACGGTTTCCATGGTATGACTCTTGGGTCACTTGCAGCTACAGCTAACAGATATTTTAGAGGAGCCGCTGGCGTGCCTCTTAATCATGTTACGCACTATCCCTTTGATAAAGATGAAGAGTCGGGTGGCGGCTTGGCTGAATTGGATCGAATGCGTAATCTATACCTTGATACCTCCAGCGGCATTACGCCACCCGCAGCTTTTCTCTTAGAAACAGTTCAAGCTGAGGGTGGCGTTAACGTCGCCACAAAGGAATGGTTGCAAGTGCTTGCCAAGCTAGCAAGAGATGTTGGTGCTTTATTAATAGTTGACGATATTCAGGTCGGCATGGGAAGAACAGGTTCATTCTTCAGCTTTGATGATATCGAGATTGATCCTGACATTATATGTCTTGCCAAAGGTATTGGCGGAATGGGAACACCGATGGCGATGAACCTGATTAAACCAGAAGTCGATGAGTACTGGGCGCCGGGTGAGCATACTGGGACATTCCGTGGACAGAGCTTGTCATTTGTAGCTGGTAAAGAAGCCCTGACCTATTTTGACAATGATGATCTGATGCAGGAAGTCAGGCAAAAAGCCGAAATAATGTATCAGGCACTGGCACCCTTAGAAGAACAGTTTCAGCAAATACAGGTTCGCGGTAAGGGCATGATTATAGGTTTGGATGTGACAACTGGTGAGCGTGCAAAAGCGATTGTAGATGAATGCTTTAAAGCTGGTTTGCTGATTGCCAGTTGTGGTACAGGTGGACGTGTGGTCAAGCTGATTCCACCTTTGACGATTCCAGAAGATGATCTTCAAGCTGGATTAGAAGTGCTGGTGAATACGACACAAAAAGTCATGGAGGAGGCAGCATGA
- the doeB2 gene encoding N(2)-acetyl-L-2,4-diaminobutanoate deacetylase DoeB2 yields MVSIWQQAINHAQQLRRQIHSQPELGWHEVETARLIREQLDLLRIPWEPCAEFGTLARLNPHSKNKPHIVLRADMDALPIVERTQHDWVSQHEGCMHACGHDGHTATLLASAAWLKSVEDQLPAPVTLLFQPAEEGGHGAKKMIEDGALNGIDEIYGWHNWPAMPFGKLICPDGIVMCGNGTFDITLTGQGGHASQPELCRDPVLAASAVTMALQQIVSRHLSPQQAAVVNVSSIEAPSAATVIPDKAVLGGSIRVPDQKTRDVINRLIVEISQQTAASYGVCCEVNIYPRYEATINHGLQAQNVREHWLAEYGQAGMETETLVPIMASEDFSYYLNEIPGAFALVGADDGPAHQSVCHSPFYDFNDQLIPLVTRLYARLVGAPLPE; encoded by the coding sequence ATGGTGTCCATCTGGCAACAAGCGATCAATCATGCGCAGCAATTGCGCCGACAAATACACAGCCAACCTGAGCTAGGTTGGCATGAAGTAGAAACAGCACGCTTAATTAGGGAGCAGCTGGATTTGCTTCGTATACCCTGGGAACCTTGTGCAGAATTTGGCACCTTGGCCAGACTGAACCCGCATAGCAAAAATAAACCACATATCGTTCTTCGCGCGGACATGGATGCACTTCCCATTGTTGAGAGAACGCAACATGACTGGGTTTCCCAACATGAAGGTTGTATGCATGCATGTGGGCATGATGGTCATACCGCAACGTTATTAGCGAGTGCGGCCTGGTTAAAGTCGGTTGAAGATCAACTTCCAGCTCCAGTCACCCTTTTGTTTCAACCTGCGGAAGAGGGTGGGCATGGTGCCAAGAAGATGATTGAAGATGGCGCCTTGAATGGCATAGATGAAATATATGGCTGGCATAATTGGCCAGCAATGCCTTTTGGTAAGCTCATTTGTCCAGACGGTATCGTGATGTGTGGTAATGGCACGTTTGATATTACTCTGACTGGTCAGGGAGGACATGCGAGTCAGCCAGAATTATGTCGTGATCCGGTGCTGGCCGCCAGTGCCGTTACCATGGCGTTACAACAAATTGTTAGCCGTCATTTATCTCCACAACAAGCTGCTGTGGTGAACGTTTCATCTATAGAAGCACCCAGTGCAGCGACGGTGATACCCGATAAAGCTGTGTTAGGTGGAAGTATCCGTGTACCTGATCAAAAAACTCGCGATGTAATAAATCGTTTAATTGTCGAGATAAGTCAACAAACTGCTGCCAGTTATGGTGTGTGTTGTGAGGTGAATATTTATCCCCGTTATGAAGCGACTATCAATCATGGCTTGCAAGCTCAGAATGTGCGAGAGCACTGGTTGGCTGAATACGGCCAGGCCGGAATGGAAACGGAGACACTTGTGCCCATCATGGCGTCTGAAGACTTCAGTTATTATTTAAACGAAATCCCCGGTGCCTTTGCTCTGGTGGGGGCGGATGATGGTCCAGCACATCAATCAGTCTGTCATAGCCCTTTTTATGATTTCAATGACCAGCTCATTCCTTTGGTCACTCGTCTCTATGCGCGTTTGGTCGGTGCGCCCTTGCCAGAATAA
- a CDS encoding TetR/AcrR family transcriptional regulator, protein MTQTNKPRSTDTRHQILSTAQQIILGKGFAAVGLNEILKAANVPKGSFYHYFESKEHFGTALLEHYFEQYIAGLDTQLKADKRPAVERLIAYFEQWKSNQCNDTSMDRCLVVKLSGEVTDLSESMRLTLKKGTQQVIEHLAMCVQAAKDNDEIKLTADAQTVTEELYYLWIGATLMTKVNHTPAALELAMSATLSKLGLPNHN, encoded by the coding sequence ATGACACAAACAAACAAACCACGCTCAACGGATACCAGACATCAGATCCTCAGTACTGCTCAGCAAATCATTCTTGGTAAAGGGTTCGCTGCTGTAGGCTTGAATGAAATATTAAAAGCAGCCAATGTGCCCAAGGGGTCTTTTTATCACTACTTTGAGTCAAAGGAACACTTTGGAACGGCCTTACTTGAGCATTATTTTGAACAATACATCGCTGGACTGGATACCCAATTAAAGGCTGATAAACGCCCTGCTGTTGAACGTCTCATTGCCTACTTCGAGCAGTGGAAATCCAATCAATGTAATGACACCAGCATGGACAGATGTCTGGTAGTGAAATTAAGTGGAGAGGTAACTGACTTATCTGAGAGTATGCGACTCACATTAAAAAAAGGTACTCAACAAGTCATTGAGCACCTTGCCATGTGTGTACAAGCAGCCAAAGATAATGATGAAATTAAATTAACTGCAGATGCTCAAACAGTCACAGAAGAACTCTATTATTTATGGATAGGTGCCACCCTGATGACAAAAGTTAATCACACCCCGGCTGCGCTTGAGTTAGCAATGAGTGCCACGCTGAGTAAGCTCGGACTCCCAAATCACAACTGA
- a CDS encoding iron-containing alcohol dehydrogenase, translating into MNNFNFYNPTRIVFGQGQIAELTNLVPEDARVLVLFGGQSARKNGTLDEVLMALNGRHVEEFGGIEANPSYSTLMRAVEQIRQHELNYLLAVGGGSVIDGTKFVAAAVQCEGDAWQEILVNHATNIDKALPFGSVLTLPATGSEMNANSVITRYETHEKLAFSSPLVYPTFSILDPTKAYTLPPDNSPMV; encoded by the coding sequence ATGAATAATTTCAACTTTTATAATCCAACACGCATTGTTTTCGGACAGGGCCAGATCGCTGAACTGACCAATCTAGTTCCCGAAGATGCAAGAGTTTTAGTTTTATTTGGCGGGCAAAGTGCACGTAAAAATGGCACATTAGATGAGGTTCTAATGGCACTGAATGGACGCCATGTGGAGGAGTTTGGCGGCATTGAAGCCAATCCCAGTTACAGCACGCTAATGCGTGCAGTTGAGCAAATTCGTCAGCATGAATTGAACTATTTATTAGCTGTGGGTGGTGGCTCAGTCATAGATGGAACCAAGTTTGTCGCTGCTGCGGTTCAGTGCGAAGGCGATGCATGGCAGGAAATACTAGTGAATCATGCCACAAATATTGATAAAGCCTTACCATTTGGCTCCGTACTGACCTTACCTGCTACGGGTTCAGAAATGAATGCCAACTCTGTGATTACACGTTATGAAACTCACGAGAAACTGGCCTTTAGCAGCCCGCTGGTGTATCCGACATTTTCAATACTGGATCCTACTAAGGCCTATACCCTCCCCCCAGACAACTCGCCAATGGTGTAG
- a CDS encoding zinc-dependent alcohol dehydrogenase family protein, whose product MTKTIQFSEAGEPSVLSIIDESVPAPAADEVQIKVHAIGLNRAEAMFRRGQYLEAPTFPARIGYECAGTVKAVGENIKHIKVGDAVSTIPNFSMNQYGSYAELTNMPITAVTPHPENLSWEQATSVWMQYLTAYGALIDIAKMKADDFVLIPAASSSVGLAAIQLCNLMGATPIAMTRTADKVEQLHQLGAEHVIISEQDDVVDAVMAITEGRGVNIVFDPVAGPMLSTLAEACAPLAMIFQYGALSADPTPYPLFTALQKGLTIRGYTLFEFTSAPERLAKAKEKIFDWLKHSQLSPVIAKTFDFDDIVAAHSYLEANNQLGKIVITL is encoded by the coding sequence ATGACAAAGACTATTCAATTTTCTGAGGCCGGTGAGCCATCTGTTTTATCTATTATTGATGAATCTGTGCCTGCTCCCGCGGCAGACGAAGTGCAGATTAAAGTCCATGCTATTGGTCTTAACCGTGCTGAAGCTATGTTCCGCCGTGGCCAATATCTCGAAGCACCGACATTCCCTGCACGCATAGGCTATGAATGTGCTGGCACAGTCAAAGCGGTTGGCGAAAATATTAAACACATCAAAGTGGGCGATGCGGTCAGTACTATTCCCAATTTCTCTATGAATCAATATGGAAGCTATGCAGAGCTGACAAATATGCCGATCACGGCTGTCACCCCACATCCTGAAAATTTAAGTTGGGAACAAGCGACATCAGTATGGATGCAGTATCTAACAGCATATGGTGCCCTGATTGATATTGCCAAAATGAAAGCCGATGATTTTGTCTTAATCCCTGCTGCATCCAGCAGTGTCGGACTCGCAGCGATACAGTTATGTAACTTGATGGGTGCCACGCCAATCGCCATGACTCGAACGGCTGATAAAGTCGAACAACTTCACCAGCTTGGTGCCGAGCACGTGATTATCAGTGAACAGGATGATGTGGTTGATGCCGTCATGGCCATCACTGAAGGTCGTGGTGTGAATATCGTATTCGATCCGGTAGCTGGCCCTATGCTAAGTACGTTAGCTGAAGCTTGCGCCCCACTAGCCATGATTTTTCAATATGGTGCACTGAGCGCAGACCCCACGCCTTATCCATTATTCACTGCATTACAGAAAGGCCTCACGATTCGTGGCTACACCTTATTTGAGTTTACCAGTGCACCAGAGCGTTTAGCTAAAGCCAAAGAAAAAATCTTTGACTGGTTAAAACATTCCCAGCTGAGCCCAGTCATAGCAAAGACATTTGATTTTGACGATATCGTGGCAGCACACAGCTATCTGGAAGCCAATAATCAATTAGGCAAAATTGTTATTACACTCTAA
- a CDS encoding alkene reductase, whose protein sequence is MTSMNQQTESLLSPIELGSISLKNRVIMAPLTRNRAGEGLAPTEMNVEYYRQRASAGLIISEATLISAKGIGYPNTPGIYSDAQIEGWKKVTEAVHAEGGKIVLQIWHCGRVSHSSMLPDGMKPLAPSAIKPAGEVYTYEGMKPYETPEAMTADDIKQTIDDFRTAAYNALTAGFDGVEVHSANGYLLDQFLRDGSNQRTDGYGGSIENRARLTLEVVDEVCKIWGSDRVGVRLSPLQPFNDMKDSQPQQTFEYVIKALNAFNLAYLHITEMGSENPGMAGPAFDLSLCREWYQGHYMTNSEYTFDTANVAIKSGDADCISFGKLFIANPDLVERFATQSPLNTPDSDSFYGGDAHGYIDYPFLTEQ, encoded by the coding sequence ATGACATCAATGAATCAGCAAACAGAATCACTTTTATCGCCTATCGAACTGGGTTCTATCAGCTTGAAAAATCGCGTCATCATGGCGCCTTTAACTCGTAATCGGGCTGGTGAAGGCTTGGCTCCGACGGAAATGAATGTGGAGTATTACCGTCAACGTGCATCAGCCGGCCTCATTATTAGCGAAGCAACATTGATTTCAGCAAAAGGGATTGGCTATCCGAACACGCCCGGAATCTACAGCGATGCTCAGATAGAAGGCTGGAAAAAAGTGACTGAAGCTGTCCACGCTGAAGGTGGCAAAATTGTATTGCAAATATGGCACTGTGGCCGGGTCTCACACTCTTCCATGTTACCCGACGGTATGAAGCCACTCGCCCCTTCAGCCATCAAACCTGCCGGTGAGGTATATACCTATGAGGGAATGAAGCCCTATGAAACACCCGAGGCAATGACTGCAGATGATATCAAACAGACAATTGATGACTTCCGAACTGCCGCTTACAACGCGCTCACAGCAGGTTTTGATGGTGTAGAAGTACATTCTGCCAATGGTTATCTGCTTGACCAATTTTTGCGTGATGGCAGCAATCAGCGTACAGATGGCTATGGCGGCAGCATTGAGAACCGTGCCAGACTGACATTGGAAGTCGTTGATGAAGTTTGCAAAATCTGGGGTTCGGACCGAGTTGGGGTTCGTCTGTCACCTCTTCAACCCTTCAATGATATGAAAGATAGTCAGCCTCAGCAGACTTTTGAGTACGTTATTAAAGCGTTAAATGCTTTCAATTTAGCGTATTTACATATCACAGAAATGGGATCAGAAAATCCGGGCATGGCAGGTCCGGCATTTGATCTGAGTTTATGTCGTGAATGGTACCAAGGTCATTACATGACCAACAGTGAATATACGTTTGATACCGCCAATGTTGCTATCAAGAGTGGTGACGCTGACTGTATTTCATTTGGCAAACTATTTATAGCGAACCCGGATTTAGTGGAAAGATTTGCCACGCAATCGCCGCTCAATACTCCGGACAGTGACTCATTCTATGGTGGTGATGCCCATGGTTACATCGACTACCCTTTTCTTACTGAACAATAA
- a CDS encoding PQQ-dependent sugar dehydrogenase produces the protein MTLKTISKLVLASTVGLMSQAVLADRADAEANLHKLNLPEGFHIDVYAEVEGARQMALGQSTGTVFVGTRGNNVFAVVDKNKDRKAEKVVNILDDLKVGNGVAMHQGNLYVAEQNRIARYAAPGFDLTLPFKQMREVIYDKLPDKAHHGWRYIAFGPDNKLYVTVGAPCNICNPEGIEASIIRMNADGSEAEIYAKGIRNSVGMDFQPDTGDLYFTDNNVDMMGDDTPPGELNAAPEAGMHFGFPFYAGGKAQHPDWKDKKVPQKVTFPVQEFQAHTASLGLKFYTGDMFPADYKGDAIIAQHGSWNRTSPVGYQLMRVTFDDNHQVTGQEVFIDGWLQNGEAWGRPTDVLQLSDGSLLISDDYNDVIYRVSYGDDKAAKVATSRSNSQTISGLVMPESAIAAPDGRVFITEIGEFGKAGDGKVTVIDKDGQKSTLATGLNDPKGIDLWNNELYIADVDHVVKVDMDGKVNVIADKKALPGKPVFLNDVEIDGNGTIYVSDSGTDEGENAGIYQITQAGKISEILNTNSAIKRPNGLLMDGNDTLLVADFGTGDLYRTSISSGKTEALNKGFGGADGLVRDSKGYLYVSDWQNGKVWQLVEPKATPQLISEDFVSAADIALSADGQSILVPDMKAGKLISLPIQ, from the coding sequence ATGACATTAAAGACTATCTCTAAGCTAGTATTAGCCAGCACAGTAGGACTAATGAGTCAGGCTGTATTGGCAGATCGGGCAGATGCAGAAGCAAATCTGCACAAACTCAACTTGCCAGAAGGATTCCATATTGATGTATATGCTGAAGTCGAGGGTGCTCGTCAAATGGCATTGGGTCAATCAACAGGAACAGTCTTTGTCGGCACACGCGGTAATAATGTTTTTGCTGTTGTTGATAAAAACAAAGATCGCAAAGCGGAAAAAGTCGTCAATATTCTTGATGATTTAAAAGTAGGTAATGGCGTCGCCATGCACCAGGGTAATCTCTACGTCGCTGAGCAAAACCGTATTGCACGCTACGCTGCACCAGGTTTTGACCTGACGCTCCCATTCAAACAAATGCGTGAAGTCATTTACGACAAACTCCCGGATAAAGCCCATCATGGCTGGCGTTATATTGCTTTTGGCCCCGATAACAAACTGTATGTGACGGTCGGCGCCCCTTGTAATATCTGTAACCCTGAAGGTATCGAGGCCAGCATTATTCGTATGAATGCTGATGGCAGTGAGGCTGAGATTTATGCCAAAGGGATCAGGAATTCAGTCGGTATGGATTTCCAGCCCGACACTGGTGACTTGTATTTCACTGATAATAATGTCGATATGATGGGTGATGACACCCCACCAGGTGAGCTCAATGCGGCTCCTGAAGCGGGTATGCATTTCGGTTTCCCATTTTATGCTGGTGGCAAGGCACAACATCCAGATTGGAAAGACAAAAAAGTCCCACAAAAAGTCACCTTCCCAGTGCAAGAGTTTCAGGCACATACAGCGAGTCTGGGCCTTAAATTCTATACAGGAGACATGTTTCCAGCCGATTATAAAGGCGATGCTATTATTGCTCAGCATGGTTCCTGGAATAGAACCAGCCCTGTTGGTTACCAGTTAATGCGCGTCACTTTTGATGATAATCATCAGGTAACGGGTCAAGAAGTCTTTATTGATGGTTGGTTACAAAATGGAGAAGCCTGGGGACGACCAACCGATGTATTACAACTTTCTGATGGTTCATTGTTGATTTCAGATGACTACAATGATGTGATTTATCGTGTCAGCTATGGCGATGACAAAGCAGCAAAAGTCGCTACGTCTCGCTCAAATAGTCAAACGATCAGCGGCTTGGTGATGCCTGAATCAGCAATTGCTGCACCAGATGGACGTGTGTTTATTACTGAAATTGGTGAGTTTGGCAAAGCGGGTGATGGTAAGGTTACCGTTATTGATAAAGACGGTCAAAAGTCAACTTTAGCCACAGGCTTAAATGATCCAAAAGGCATCGATTTATGGAATAACGAACTGTATATTGCTGACGTCGATCATGTCGTGAAAGTCGACATGGATGGCAAGGTCAACGTTATCGCTGATAAGAAAGCACTTCCAGGAAAACCCGTATTCCTGAATGATGTGGAAATTGATGGTAATGGCACCATTTATGTTTCAGACAGTGGCACGGATGAAGGTGAAAACGCTGGTATCTATCAAATCACACAAGCAGGAAAAATAAGTGAAATTTTAAATACCAACTCGGCGATTAAACGCCCAAATGGCCTATTGATGGATGGTAATGACACACTATTAGTCGCCGACTTTGGTACTGGGGATCTGTACCGCACATCTATCAGTTCAGGCAAAACCGAGGCCTTAAACAAGGGCTTTGGTGGCGCAGATGGTCTGGTCAGAGACAGCAAAGGTTATCTTTACGTGAGTGATTGGCAGAATGGTAAAGTCTGGCAATTAGTTGAGCCTAAAGCGACACCTCAGCTCATCAGTGAAGACTTTGTCTCTGCAGCTGACATTGCACTATCTGCAGATGGTCAGTCAATACTGGTACCTGACATGAAAGCCGGCAAATTAATCTCTTTGCCAATTCAGTAA
- a CDS encoding substrate-binding domain-containing protein, producing MKTLFVSFILLLSLMPSMVSADDLVVVANKNNPLNELSKQQIIDIFMGRTTFYASGQRIILLDQKLNSSTRKQFYLNLVNKTLNEINSYRARLLFSGRATLPREVSDKELINYLETDTDAIGYVEADKVNDKLKILGYVD from the coding sequence ATGAAGACGTTATTCGTATCATTCATACTGCTTTTATCATTGATGCCTAGCATGGTTTCTGCCGATGATCTTGTTGTTGTGGCCAATAAAAATAATCCTTTAAATGAATTATCAAAACAACAAATCATTGATATTTTCATGGGAAGAACCACATTCTATGCATCGGGACAGCGCATTATTTTACTTGACCAGAAACTTAACTCGTCTACGAGAAAACAGTTTTATCTCAATCTTGTTAATAAAACACTTAACGAAATCAATTCATACCGAGCCCGATTACTTTTTTCTGGACGAGCGACCTTGCCCAGAGAAGTCAGTGATAAAGAGTTGATTAACTACTTAGAGACAGATACGGATGCTATTGGCTATGTTGAAGCAGATAAAGTGAACGATAAATTAAAAATTCTTGGTTATGTTGACTAA
- a CDS encoding methylated-DNA--[protein]-cysteine S-methyltransferase, with product MVFYELGISSLGCLLVAGNDNGICFVALADDPDRLVEHLLEKYPHAKQQENDTLLTDYLIQILNYIEAPTGELDLPIQMEGTSFQKSVWNTLLQIPAGQTRTYTELAMMLGRPSSVRAVANACAANSLALLVPCHRIVNKNGNLSGYRWGIERKQILLGRERALLSV from the coding sequence ATGGTGTTTTATGAGTTAGGTATTTCCAGCCTCGGCTGTCTTCTGGTGGCTGGCAATGACAATGGTATCTGTTTTGTGGCACTGGCTGACGATCCAGACAGGTTAGTTGAGCACCTGCTGGAAAAATATCCACATGCAAAACAGCAGGAAAACGATACCTTATTAACGGATTATTTAATCCAGATTTTAAACTATATTGAAGCGCCAACAGGCGAGCTAGATTTGCCCATTCAGATGGAAGGTACATCGTTTCAAAAGTCAGTATGGAATACCTTATTGCAAATACCTGCTGGACAAACCAGAACGTATACTGAGCTCGCAATGATGCTTGGTCGGCCTTCGTCAGTGCGAGCCGTTGCCAATGCTTGTGCCGCGAATTCACTGGCATTACTGGTTCCTTGTCATCGTATTGTGAATAAAAACGGAAACCTTTCAGGCTATCGCTGGGGCATTGAACGTAAACAGATTTTATTAGGGCGTGAGAGAGCATTATTAAGTGTTTGA